Below is a genomic region from Zerene cesonia ecotype Mississippi chromosome Z, Zerene_cesonia_1.1, whole genome shotgun sequence.
caataatttaaaaggaaataaaaagatCAGATTTTACTTACCGTTTGAACAAgctgttaaaatatacaattaaataacaatggtTCCGTTACCCACTTCTGTGACAAAGCTGAACGCTGTTGGGGATaccgtaaaaaaatatttattaacccATGACCgtacattttctttaaataatgagCCAAAATTGTATCACAAATATTGCCAGTGTTGCGGGAAAAAATTAGAATGGAATCATAAAACATGTCGGTTCTATAGTCTATGACTTTAAGAGCAACATGTTGGCGTTTGTATAGCGTTTAGACTTTAGATGAATACTTTTGCACAATTTACCTTGTCTCCTGAACAGCTCCGATCACGAAAAGAAAGCATTTTGACAACTGACATTTTCTGAACTCACGGCTACAGGCTAAATATTATCGATTTATCGTTATCTATGCTGACGACATAGATATAGGATTTGTATCTACATGAACCATAGTAATCATAGATGAAGAACCTATTATGGAAAAAGGAAATACTActactagtataatattatgttatctgtgatactGCCAACTAGACGGTGCactcaaaatatttgttttcataaaattagatCTTTTTTCATATCATCGTCGGTAATGGAGCACgcgggtcgcctgatggtaagagcTACCACCGCcgatggacatttggagaggcttaaggtcgattgcagaccttacgcctcgacaaatggattgccgactccaagctggaaagggattaagaaaaaattgatgagaggaatgaaggaaaggactgCGAAGGCTAAGGAGAAGGATAtggacctccggctcccccactcaccgaagcagtatgctatttcaggTCGGTTTACTGTGGGGGTGCTGTACTTATCCAGTAACTCAAGGATTAATTGATTTCTGTAGAAATGGTAGAAATTAATGTTACCTTTACAATCACAatttttggttaaaaatacttattcacACAAAGAATTTCTAACGCGTATATGTTCGATATTTTATACactaataaatagttattttattctaatctGCTTGTAGAACatatacatgaaataaaaatacttttataatgaaactaaTCTTGTGGCAACCGAACGTTCACTCTTGGGAATGTCTACTTTTCTTAAGACAGAACAAAATAGTAATGTACAATGTACATGTAttgggaaataaataaatactgaattCATACAGAggcttttaataaaactaccTAATATGTGTCAGATAACATCGTTATTATTGTGatacttattacattaattgatATTGTAGTTACAATTAAAACTCACTGTATTCACTATACGAAACAAAATAccataaacttattatatcGCAGTAAATTACAAATCACCGAATCCCTGGATAAGGAGCTTAGTATCGAGGCTGAGGGGCAATCTCAACTCGAATGAACGAACGTATGAACTTctgtcaaataaattattttaaagcttgTGTATCATGGgttttagatttaaaacatagatacttataaaataactgccgtccctatgtatgcttaaacctttaaaactacataactgattttgatgttttttttaatagatagagtgattcatgAGGAaggattatatgtataaaaacgcCTATTAAAATACTCTGAAGTCAACGGATGCAGGGAAAAGCTACTAtacttgtaaaaatatgtaatgattGATCCTCATTGTTaatctaaacaaaaaattgctatatttattacaacgaatttatttatttatcaacgtAATTAGTTTATAGATTACATGTACGGTTTAAAAAACTGTAATACAGAGAAATCTACTGTAAAATGCCCAAACTTAATAGTTGTTTCAAGTTATGATTAAGGAATGGCGAACTTATATAAGTCTATAATCTATGGTAGGCGGATGTCAATTCTCAATTGTCAATTTTCCTCTCTCTGGGTAGCCATTACCGCCTGGTAGCCATTTGGCAATTTCATTGATCATTCATCTATTAGGGATTTCATATTTGTCTCGTCAGAATAAATTACCTAAAAATAAGTTCAAGCACTACTCAAGTGTAAATTACCTATCGAAGAGAAACATGTCTGATGAAAAGGATGAGCCCCTGCCTGAAGGATGGGAAATGAGAAAAAGTAGGTCTACCGGCATGgcttattttcttaatacgTACACAAAACAATCGCAATGGGAGCGCCCAGATGCTCTGGCAGATCCTGGTGATGTTCGTTGCAGCCACATTTTGGTGAAGCACGCACAGAGCCGGCGCCCTTCATCGTGGCGAGAGGAAAACATTACTCGCAGTAAAGAGGAAGCATTAGAGATTCTCGAAAATTATAGAAAGCAAATTGTTGCCGAAGAAGCTACTTTCTCCGATATTGCATCAAAGTACTCTGATTGCTCTTCAGCTAAGCGTGGTGGCGACTTAGGCATGTTTGGACATGGACAAATGCAGAAACCATTTGAAGAGGAAGCATTCAAATTGAAGATTGGGCAATTGAGCAAGCCTGTTGAAACAGATTCAGGAGTACATATTATTCTTAGAACTgcttaaattgattatttttcatttgccTAATCTTTGTATTTGGttcaattatctatttataagcAGTTGATAAGTCATaagataaaactttttaagcataataaactagcttacaagatatttcatttttaaattataattccaCTTCCATCAAGGTGTCCAAACTAAAGCACagcattaaaattgtttttctcttattctttatatcattaattagcttttactttaaattcggtgtagttttatagatgttattatatataaaccttcttgaatcattctatctttttaaaaaatcccCATCATAATCTGTTGTGTagtttaaaaagatttaagcatacgaAGGGACATAGGCAtagtaagtgaagtcccgtgtcccctactggggtatggggcaggtgatatacatctgtttcactaatcgattttctttatggtcaagtaggtgatcagccttctgtcctgccagaccgagacttttttatgcgtctccaccgggaatcgaacccaggaccccttggTTCTAAGCTCACACGTTagccactgtaccaaggaggcggtcacaTAGGGATAGAGTAAGCAACTCTGTTTTATACTAGTGATTATgctatagtaatattttaaagatgtaaCATTTGTCAGAATATAGAGagctatctatatttatagaaattttgcAAAACATTGATAtctaaaagatataaattttcgatttaaaatttttatgatatttactaaattttcTCTTTCTACAACCTAACATTATTGTTAGTAACTATATGATAACCTTTCaactataacataacattGATGCTGTAATTGTtgtacttttttgttttatcatcatcatttataCGTAAATATGGAGTCTGGCGACCACACAGGTATACAGAATAAGTATTTGATGCTAAAATGATCTATTGCTATCTTTGGTTAACTCCTCCCAATCTAACTAGGACAAcccttatttaattttgaatgtcATGACATTAAACGAccttaaatatgtatgaacgTCGAAAATGCGTTTATGCAGCTTCATGTctattatttacatgtttattGTCACCTTCGGCTCAATCGGTATTAATGTGCGTAATATTTACTCTGGTCATAATATTCTCTATGGCTATATGGCCGGTGGCCCTATTTGGCCTGAAACTATGTAATAGGCtgattgataataaaaaaatgttgaaccGTATACAacgtaatatgtataaattttttaccCAAAAATGAACAGATACAATTAATCAAAGTAAATTTGTAAACACATAGggctatttcaatattttttcgccgatataaaaaaatagaaagtcATAACATTGTCAGTCATCTATGACCAAATTATCAGATTGCttgatttcatttttcaaattagcagtagtttaaaaacactttttgCGTATTcgtgaatgtttaaaataatttaatgtctgTCATAAAAAGATTATTCATATCTAGTTTcactaaaaaaaactaatgtaaagtgatataaaaacaatttttggtGAGATTACAATCCAGTTACTTTAGTTTTCTTCAACTAAAATCATACATACCTATTCGGGTACTTTCCATAAACACTGATTTATAGTTTATCTCTCTTTACTTGGCTGCTATATGCGTTAACCCATGTAGTATATTATGGCAATTGGCCCCTAGCCCGCTAAACTACTCATCCTATAATCGCATGTTACCTGTTcatacaatgtatttttagttttttctcGTAAAACATGCTCATTTAGTGTtatcctaaataaatatttatcgtgCATCTGGTTATGAATAATGGTAAAAATATCATTGGACATCGCGATCAAATATTATCACATTTCGTTGactttaattcattataatttatagcggTAACAAGAAGCttactatgtatattatacaatataatggtGATTTAAACTTCCCGCCACACAAGCAAGAGCCATAACTGAagaatcttatttttaatggcGGATCGTGAGTGATGACTCAGGAAGGATATTATCTACATTGACCTTATTATTTGTGTTGGACGAGcgttgttatatattatccCATACCTTCATCGACGGGAATAaagattttgtgtttattaatgaCAGAATCTAAGAATTTAGTAGTTCGGACAACGTCGTTATGGCGGACATATCCGAAGTGAGCAAAGCCGAATCCATGTCGAGATCATCCGAGCACGACAACGATCGTTCAAATAGTGAAACCGTGTCAGTGGCGACTACAAGTGGAATTAAATCAGCACGGATTTGCAGTGATTCAAATGGATTTATTACGGTTCCCGTATCGTTGCCAGTCGGTACCCTCGTGGCAGGTGCTACCTTCAATGTTATTACATCAGATCAACTACCGCAATTCAAACCAATGCTGTGTGTAGATAATGGATTTATCTCGAGTACTAGTACCCTTGCAGACGATATTAAGGCTACACATATAGTTATACAGAATCCACCTTCGCCTCCACTCGAGGACCTAAAAGATCAAGAACCCAGCTCAAGGTCATCCCCTTCCAGTAGTCGGTCATGGACAGAAACCGCCAACATGCCTATATTACCGATAAGATGTAAAAACACCTCAGCggaattgcataaaaataaattaggttCTGGTGGACGCGGAAAATGCATAAAGCATGGCTCGTCGTGGTATACGCCAAGTGAATTTGAAGCATTCTGTGGACGTGCTTCGAGTAAAGACTGGAAGAGATCCATTCGATTTGGAGGAAGAAGTATTCAAGCATTAATTGAGGAAGGCATATTAAAACCTCATGCTACAAGCTGTACTTGCAGTGCATGCTGTGATGACCCGTCAGGTGATCCTTGTTAGTTctacatttatacatttattagtattgcttaaaaattaatgttgcttcacaatcaatttaaaataattttatcacttcAGTTTGTTTGTGTTACCCCaacatttaagtaaataaatagtcatttttattaattgtagcAACTGGTCCAGTCAGATTATTTGTTCCATATAAAAGGAAGAAGAGGTCAAACACTGATGGAGAAggtaatatatttgataaaatttgtcaCCAGTTTCTgtcagttttaaatttcaatgaaattttaacatgttttCTAAATATGTAGACAGTGTAGCTGAACCAAAGAATGTTAAAGTAAAACATGAAGATGTAATGAGTGAGCCAGAAGTGGATAATATTCACCGAACCAACAATAACAGTAATTCTAAAGAAGCATGGCAAGCAATAACCGAGGGACTAGACAACACTACTAATTATCACTTGCTAGCAACTGCTGGACCCCCTCAAGATAGTAATGCatgtaagataaatattatgttttataattgaagaaataacagttacatttaaaaaaaattttcaaaccaAGTTAGACCATAAGCCAATTctatcaaaaaatttaaacgggacattaaatgtgttaatgaatattgaaattaaacatgTACTCAAATTTGCTTTTCTGTTCCTTTAGCTGCAATAACTGAACCAATTCTAAAGGAATTAGGTAGGTGAATCcctattaacattataaatgagaaactGTTTGTTTCTCTGTCTCGTGCCTTCATCAGTCTTCATGCCTTAACCACTAAATTGATTTAGATGTggtttggtacagagatagtttgagacccaaTAGTCTAGCATGGTTTTTATCTAGATATCCCACTGGAACAGGGGTGCCATGGCTTCAACACAACTGTGGTTGAAGCCATGGCAGAATGgtagtattatataagtatgacAAACTACATCAtagttattatgatatttaaaaataaatgtataatctcATCACTAAGTAGGAACTGAAAGCACAAGCACTTCTTCTTGACACACTCAAGtgtgaaaacaaaatacgGAGAGTAGGTATATTGTTTTTGACATTGAGGCaacgataaatatattgttttatataaaaatggtgCAATATGTGTTGCCATGTTGTAAAAATGGTGGGATAAGCTAAGCAAAAGCTGAAAAGGTTTCAGACCCTTAAAATTTGCAAGAGATGCGTGGCGGCTGCAATCAATGGCCATTTTCTTCTAATTCTATTATAGTTTAGTACTCAAGCATTATGggatatgatatttttttatcttaatttgaaaagtgttttttcatcatcttaataaataataatacataatgaaataaattatgtttttaaccCATCAACAAGacaagatatttttttcttaacctCCTTGCAGTAATGTTTTGGTAAATATGATATTGTCACTTTTTCACATGAAAACAGTTTattgtatctgtatgaaatttggtatagagattAGAGTTCAGATTAGTACATAGGCTACTTATTACCTGGAACCACGTGAGTGACACCGCGGATAATaggtagttaaaaatataggtacttCAGTGTATAGCATATTACAGCACCAAACATTGGTAATCTCTTATGACAAAAAAGGTACTTTTCCTGTCAACATTTTCCAAAATGTTGTTCACTATTTGagttttttctataattcttCAATTTTATCCATCGACTAATCTATGGCTACAACTAATTTATATGCacagtatataaaaaacatggtaccatataatattttagagtaatagtaatatattaaaaaaaatgtataagcGAAATAACATTcactataaaaatcaattagttTGCCAATCACTTAACAATGACTGCTGTAAATTGTCGAAGAGAATACcagaagaaaaacaataaaagaacTTAAAACATACctattttatgaaatcttaaaataaaatacagtttgtTTTTCACATAATCTAAATTCATGCCCTCGAGAATAATATACCAAGAAAATTCACCTTTTGACTGTTTATTAATATCctgtattttattctaaagaaGATATTTCaccttcattttatttatgtaaatcatGTCATTCTATATTAGTTGTGCAGGATTAGTATTTAGCACACTGGATATGTTCTGCAGTTTGCAGTTACAAACTAAACATTACCCGcattatgtatgaatattattgtCAGTCGCTATACGCTCTTTCAATATGCATgaagttgaatttattttagatatctCTATTCtctaaatattatgttccTGCTTAGtgtgtttgttaaaataaagcattcaTATAAACAGTTACCTGGGAGATTTTTGATATTGCTGGTCCACTCCAATTTTTTCCCACTTTctattacaacaaaaataatccaAATTCACTAAAACTtagacataataaattttcaaaatgtgttattgtttatctGGAGAAACATAAAACATCAGTCAACagtcataaaaatgtatttggtTTTTAATTCTAGATGTGCAAGAATTGGTGCCAGTAGAGAGAAAGATGGAAGAACTATCTGAGGCAGTTATGAAGATTTATTCAGAATTAAATCAATGTAAAGAGAATATTAAAGCTATAACTAGTAGATTTTTGGAGCGGTTGGAACAAGAGCGAGCTTCTGCGTTACTTACTGCCAATGTGCCAGCTCAAGTGGAAGCTGATCAAGTGTCCTTACATAATGCTGAGGATGAGGAGAATAAAgtggtaaaaatatatttaaatactatctCATAACTCTCCCATTTTGtcttctaaattaataaaatacttatttgattaataaaaactgaGCTCAACCTGTAGCTAATTTCATGTAATCTGATtgaaaaaacatgttttaatatatctacagCAGCCACTGTGCGTATTGgaacttattaatttttacctcATCACATTATCAGAAATCAAACAGTATGAATACTTGTAAAAGtctaaattatgtattaattatttgttgagAAGAAAGCAAAAGCTTTCCTGAGGGTagacaaataatacaatggtAATGGTGAtgactaataattatttatctttcagTGTGCAAATTGCAACCGCGACGCCTCGGCGGAATGCTCCCTTTGCCGTAGAACTCCATACTGTTCTACTTGGTGCCAGAAAAAAGACTGGGCTGCACATCAGATAGAATGCCTCCGCCACGCTCCTGCTTTGCACGCAGATGGGTCTCAGCACCAATCCATTATGCTTATAGTAGAGAGTCAACATTAGTGAtataagtgtatttttatatttatagttttatatgttattgttatttacttgGAGATTGGAGGATTCACCTACAGCTAATTCAAATTTAGAGCTACTAATATCTATTATACATACTTAACTTTCTTTGGTTTCTCTCTCTGTGCTATCTGTGGttgatctttaaaatttaaaatcaaattaattcacaaatattttatgttatacatgtaaatattatcctcaacaatattatgttgaattttttttttgccacatatttgcttttaaattgaacCAATAGGtatcaaattcaattttgttatGTAGTGTCTTTTGAATTAgtgaatacattttcatagattattaattaataataccgTTCGTAAGCGCTCATCGACGTTATCATAACCTATAGACACCCAATACAATAACTTCTTCCATAAACATTTCAGTTAACACACTGAAGAGATCGCGGCGTGGGGACAATGCTCAATAGTGCTTAATAgaagttttaatttcatttgacaTAAATCAGAACTAGTGATGATTCCATGCACTAAGCgctcatataatttaaaaaattggcaAGGAAAGAAACTAAGTCAGTATTcttcttttaatgttttaagtaaaaatatgtcatataaCTAGCAAAAAGTTCTGCTTTAGGAGGGTTCATGAAGATAACCGAAATCttccaaaatattttttttgtaaagtcTATGCATGCAGCGAACCTGCATTGGTCGAGTTGAGaagaaacaaatttcattctagtgagatttatttttgtaataatatttacggATCAAGTTCAATTCATATAAatcgaaaataaacaaagttgGGAGCGTAGTGTCTACAAGTATCCACCCTAGATACGGTGTCTATCAGGATATGACGTTGTATCTACCACAGTTTCTGCataaatagttttgttttatattaagcaatttaaatgtaagaaATTGTTGTATAGGTAAATGTTATACGACTTAATCAAGttactttataaatctattactagctgtgacccgcggttgaaaccgcgtaagtccgtatcccgtaggaatatcggtataaaaagtgcctgtgttatttcagttgtccagctttctacgaagcgaatagtattattattcaccaatagatgtcaggaaaaaaaaacacgaataaaacacgaatatgacattatttcagttgtccagctgtctacgaagcaaaatagtattactattcaccaatagatgtcaggggaaaaaaaaacacgaataaaacacgaatatgacattttctaaaaaaaattcctagctagatcgatttatcgccctcgaaaacccctgtatactaaatttcatgaaaatcgttggagccgattccgagatcccaattatatttatatatatatatatatatatatatacaagaattgctcgtttaaaggtataagatttgaTGATCATATTAATAGTTAGAATGTGATTAAGTGTGTTCAACACTTGAATGTAT
It encodes:
- the LOC119835618 gene encoding deformed epidermal autoregulatory factor 1 isoform X2; protein product: MADISEVSKAESMSRSSEHDNDRSNSETVSVATTSGIKSARICSDSNGFITVPVSLPVGTLVAGATFNVITSDQLPQFKPMLCVDNGFISSTSTLADDIKATHIVIQNPPSPPLEDLKDQEPSSRSSPSSSRSWTETANMPILPIRCKNTSAELHKNKLGSGGRGKCIKHGSSWYTPSEFEAFCGRASSKDWKRSIRFGGRSIQALIEEGILKPHATSCTCSACCDDPSATGPVRLFVPYKRKKRSNTDGEDSVAEPKNVKVKHEDVMSEPEVDNIHRTNNNSNSKEAWQAITEGLDNTTNYHLLATAGPPQDSNAYVQELVPVERKMEELSEAVMKIYSELNQCKENIKAITSRFLERLEQERASALLTANVPAQVEADQVSLHNAEDEENKVCANCNRDASAECSLCRRTPYCSTWCQKKDWAAHQIECLRHAPALHADGSQHQSIMLIVESQH
- the LOC119835484 gene encoding putative peptidyl-prolyl cis-trans isomerase dodo yields the protein MSDEKDEPLPEGWEMRKSRSTGMAYFLNTYTKQSQWERPDALADPGDVRCSHILVKHAQSRRPSSWREENITRSKEEALEILENYRKQIVAEEATFSDIASKYSDCSSAKRGGDLGMFGHGQMQKPFEEEAFKLKIGQLSKPVETDSGVHIILRTA
- the LOC119835618 gene encoding deformed epidermal autoregulatory factor 1 isoform X1, producing the protein MADISEVSKAESMSRSSEHDNDRSNSETVSVATTSGIKSARICSDSNGFITVPVSLPVGTLVAGATFNVITSDQLPQFKPMLCVDNGFISSTSTLADDIKATHIVIQNPPSPPLEDLKDQEPSSRSSPSSSRSWTETANMPILPIRCKNTSAELHKNKLGSGGRGKCIKHGSSWYTPSEFEAFCGRASSKDWKRSIRFGGRSIQALIEEGILKPHATSCTCSACCDDPSGDPSTGPVRLFVPYKRKKRSNTDGEDSVAEPKNVKVKHEDVMSEPEVDNIHRTNNNSNSKEAWQAITEGLDNTTNYHLLATAGPPQDSNAYVQELVPVERKMEELSEAVMKIYSELNQCKENIKAITSRFLERLEQERASALLTANVPAQVEADQVSLHNAEDEENKVCANCNRDASAECSLCRRTPYCSTWCQKKDWAAHQIECLRHAPALHADGSQHQSIMLIVESQH